The following coding sequences are from one Salvia hispanica cultivar TCC Black 2014 chromosome 3, UniMelb_Shisp_WGS_1.0, whole genome shotgun sequence window:
- the LOC125210381 gene encoding MDIS1-interacting receptor like kinase 2-like → MSQLTRLEILKLDGNRLEGVFEAGIHMLPSINTIGLSRNSIRGGIPCDFGDVVNAQFLNVDLSRNNLSGGVPKSLCKLNTINLAFNHLEGRIPPSVWSKFSEDSYSGNLKLFPPKDRSNAKIIFPVVTFIGCFVLTSVFFVICFIYSRKRKKAASATAEPEGRPGDIFKIWNYDGNIAYQLIIEATEDFDFRYCIGTGGYGSVYRALLPTGRVVAVKKLHRFEGDNPAFDYSFRNEAKVLSQIRHRHIVKLFGFCLHQRSMFLIYDYMERGSLFSVLKYDDEAVELNWKKRVNVVKGIANALSYMHHDCSPPILHRDVSSSNILLDSEFEGCLSDFGTARLLDPDSSNHTMLVGTRGYIAPEMAFTMVVTERCDVYSFGVLALEVMFGDHPGDFISSMTMTQVAQNIMVQQLLDKRLPSLEEDVRVSREVIGVVKTALKCISYDPKARPCMKEVSQELAKHPPRLKVPFRSISVLHLMHSN, encoded by the exons ATGAGCCAATTAACAAGATTAGAAATCTTGAAATTGGATGGCAATAGGTTGGAAGGTGTTTTCGAAGCAGGAATACACATGCTTCCTTCTATCAACACCATAGGCCTTAGCAGGAATTCAATCCGAGGAGGGATACCTTGTGATTTCGGAGATGTTGTTAATGCACAGTTTCTGAACGTCGATCTTTCTCGGAACAATCTTTCTGGTGGAGTCCCCAAATCTCTTTGTAAATTGAATACAATCAATTTGGCCTTCAATCATTTAGAGGGTCGGATTCCTCCCAGTGTCTGGTCGAAGTTCTCTGAAGACTCATATTCCGGCAACCTCAAATTATTCCCCCCAAAAGATCGAAGCAATGCCAAAATCATATTCCCCGTGGTGACCTTCATTGGCTGTTTCGTTTTGACTTCAGTTTTCTTTGTAATTTGTTTCATATACTccagaaagagaaaaaaagcaGCTTCGGCCACAGCCGAACCTGAGGGGAGACCTGGCGACATATTCAAGATATGGAACTACGATGGCAACATCGCGTATCAGCTCATCATTGAAGCAACAGAAGATTTTGACTTTAGATACTGCATTGGAACTGGAGGCTATGGGAGCGTCTACAGAGCACTACTGCCCACTGGAAGAGTTGTTGCTGTTAAAAAGCTTCACAGATTCGAAGGAGATAATCCTGCTTTTGATTACTCTTTTAGGAATGAAGCCAAGGTTCTCTCTCAGATTCGCCATCGCCATATTGTCAagctttttggtttttgtctGCACCAACGGAGCATGTTTCTCATCTACGACTACATGGAAAGAGGAAGCCTCTTTAGCGTGTTGAAATATGACGACGAAGCTGTGGAGCTAAACTGGAAGAAGAGGGTAAATGTTGTGAAGGGCATTGCAAATGCTCTATCTTACATGCATCACGATTGCAGCCCTCCTATTCTCCACAGAGACGTATCGAGCAGCAACATACTCTTGGATTCAGAGTTTGAAGGCTGTTTATCTGATTTTGGGACAGCTAGATTGTTGGATCCAGATTCTTCCAATCACACTATGTTAGTCGGGACTCGGGGCTATATTGCACCAG AGATGGCCTTCACTATGGTTGTTACAGAAAGATGTGATGTGTATAGCTTCGGAGTTTTGGCATTGGAAGTTATGTTTGGAGATCATCCAGGGGATTTCATTTCCTCCATGACGATGACGCAGGTTGCTCAAAACATAATGGTGCAACAACTATTGGACAAGAGGCTACCATCTCTGGAGGAAGATGTAAGAGTGTCGAGGGAAGTGATTGGAGTGGTGAAAACAGCACTGAAATGCATAAGCTATGATCCAAAGGCACGTCCATGTATGAAGGAGGTGTCTCAGGAGCTCGCTAAGCATCCACCACGGTTGAAAGTGCCATTCCGCTCCATTTCAGTGCTTCATCTCATGCACTCAAACTGA